GGGCCGTCCCGAGGAGGGTAAACGTCGTCGACCCCACCGTTACCTTCCGGATCAGCGAGCTTTCGTCGTTTTCGGTCATGGATATCTTCAGGCTGCGTGGAGTCGCATTATCACGGGGTTAGGGTGCGTTGGCTACCCGGAAAGCGGGCGTAATGAACTCCCGGTTGGCAGGAATTTGACACAACGGCCGATGCAGCGCACCATCCGATTATTGTTATATACGCATATGCAGATATGAATGTTACTGGAGGTTAAGCGTGAGCAAGACTGATAATTCCCCGGATATCAAGGAGGGCATGGGCCTCTTTGAGCGTTACCTGTCAGTCTGGGTGGCGCTGGCGATCGTGACCGGCATTGCGGTGGGTCAGTTCGCGCCCGTGGTGCCCGAGCTTCTGTCGCGTTTCGAGTACGCACAGGTGTCGATCCCGGTCGCGATCCTGATCTGGGCCATGATCTTTCCGATGATGGTGCAGGTGGATTTCGACTCCATTGCGGGCGTACGTCGCCAGCCCAAGGGGTTGATTATCACCACGACGGTGAACTGGTTGATCAAGCCTTTCACGATGTTCGCCATTGCGTGGTTCTTCCTGGTCGTGCTCTTCGAGCCACTGATCGAGGCGGGCCTGGCCCGGGAGTACCTGGCGGGCGCCATTCTGCTGGGGGCGGCCCCCTGTACCGCCATGGTCTTCGTCTGGAGCTATCTCACGCGGGGTGACGCCGCCTACACCCTGGTGCAGGTATCACTCAACGATCTCATCATGCTGTTCGCGTTTGCGCCGATCGTGATGTTCCTGCTGGGGCTCTCGGATATGACCGTTCCCTGGGAGACGATCGGACTGTCGGTCTTTCTCTACATCGTGATTCCGCTGACCGCCGGCTACGCCACGCGCCGCTACGTGATCGCCAGCAAGGGCATCGATTACTTCGACAACGTCTTCATGAAGCGGTTGGGCCCGGTGACACCCGTTGGCCTGATCCTGACGCTGGTGCTGCTGTTCGCATTCCAGGGCGAGGTCATCCTGCAGAACCCGCTGCACATCGTACTGATCGCGGTGCCGCTGGTTGTTCAGACCTTCCTGATCTTTGCGATCGCCTACGGCTGGGCCAAGGCCTGGAGCGTGCCCCACAGCGTGGCGGCCCCGGGCGCGATGGTCGGTGCCAGCAACTTCTTCGAGCTGGCCGTGGCGGCGGCGATCTCGCTATTCGGGATGCAGTCCGGGGCGGCGCTGGCCACCGTGGTCGGCGTCCTGGTCGAGGTGCCATTAATGCTGGGGCTGGTCTGGATCGCCAACCAGACGCGCGGGTACTTCCCGGTAGCGCAGGCAAGCAGCTAATGACCGGACTCGACATCGAAATCACACCGGAGGCCAGGGACTGGGTTACGCGACTCGGCGGCAGCATGATGATTCGCGGGTCAACCCGCCATGGCTGCTGCGGTGGTTCCGCTTCGGTGCCGGTGGCGGATCCGGGAGAACCCGGAGACCCCGCTGGCTATGTCTCGGAGATTAAGGAAGGTATCCGCGTCTATGTGGCGGATGATCTGCGGATCGAGCAACCGCTGACGGTTCGACTGGAGGGCTTTCTGGGTTTCCGGCGGCTTTTCGTTGACGGTCTCGAGATGGCAGCGGGCAAAAGTGGACAAGGAGAGAGTGATGTTTAAGCACGCACTGATCGGAATCGATTTTTCACCGGCCTGGCCCTGTGTTCGCCGGCGGGTGGAGGCATTACGCGATTCGGGGCTGGAGCGCGTAACCCTGGTGTATGTACTCAGCAGCCGCTATCCATCGGTGCCCGAGGAAAGCCACAGGGCCTGGTACGAGCAGCGCCTGACGGAGGAAGCGGGTCAGCTCGCTTCACCGGGGCTCGATGTGGACTGGCAGATCCGAACCGGCGAGCCCGGGGCGGAGCTGGTCGCGGCCGCTGACGATATTGGCGCTGATCTGCTGCTGATGGGCAGTCGGGGCCAGAGTCGCTTCCATGAGTTCTTCCTCGGTAGTACCGCCCTTGATACCGCTCGACTGGCAGGAATGCCGCTGTGGCTGGAGCCTGTGGGAGAGGAATGCCTGGCAACCGATCAAACCATTCTGCTGGCAACGGACGGTTCAACAGCCGCGAAGTCGGCGGAGGCGGTTTTCGCCGATCTGGCCGGACGGGCGCAGAGGGCACTGGCGGTCACGGTGCTCGATGACGCCGGGAGCGAGAGCAGTGCCGTCGCCGAGGCGAAGTCTCATCTGGCGGAGCTCTCCGAAGGCATCGCATCGCTTGAGACCCGTATCGCGGAAGGTGATCCACGTCGCGTGCTGACCGAAATGGCCGATGCCGAAGACGTGGACCTCCTCGTGCTTGGCAAGCGGGGGCGCAATCCTTTGCAACAGCTGCTTCTGGGGAGTGTGGCCGAGGCGGCCTGCCGCGGGCTGGATGTTCCGGTGCTTCTGGTGCCGGATCAGTCGATGTAGAAATCGGGCAGGGTTGCGGCCACCTTCTCAATCACCTCGTTACGCTGGGCACTGTCCCTGAAATCCGCATTCAGGGATGACCATTCCGGGTGCTGGCGTGCCTTGTGCAACAGGGCGACCCGCTCGGTATTCTCGAAGAGCGCCGCCTGCTCCCCCTCCAGCGTCTCGGTCGTGGCATGACCACGGCGGTTGAGGGCGTTGATCAGGTGCAGTTGCCGTGCCGCCAGTCGCTCCAGCGTCTCGTCGCTGACGCAGACCGGAGGCTGTCCGTAGGATCGTTTCCACAACGGCGGCACCAAAGCGCGTGCCGCGCCCGTACTACTGCCGACCAACAGCCCCAGCAGGGTGCCTGTACCCAGTGACAGGCCTCCGGTCCCGATATCGAAGGCGGCCCCGATCCCCACGCCCGCTCCCGCATACCCGGCACCCTGCCGGCCATAGCGCTTGAGCGCATCGACGCTGAATACGTCCTCCGGCCAGTAACCACTCGCCAGCGGCCAGTCGTCGTCCTCGTAGTCCTCGTCGGCAAAGGCGTAGAGGGCGAGCAGAGTCTCGCTACACACCTGCTCACGCGCCCGAATCGCCTCCCGCAGCGCCTCGAGAGAGGGATCGGGACCATTCCGGTCGGTCTTTTTCAGGCTTCGCTGCGCGGCGGCAGCGTCTACCAACAGCGTAGCGATGGTTGAACGTGCGGCCTCGCGACACTGATGTTCCTCGGTCTGCCGATGGGAGATCCAGGCCTCGATTGCCGGTTCGAAATCATTGAGTTGGCTCGCAACCTTCTTGTAGAGCTGTAGCTCCGTATCAAGGCTCCGTACCCGGGCATCGAAGGCGACCACGGTATGCAGCGTGACCCGGGCGAGGGCGTCGCGCCATTCCGACTCCCGACTGTCGTCCGCGGCGACAAAATTGAGCACGGCAATAATCGGCCGCGCACTGCTCGCCAGCACCGCCAACTCGTCCTTGTATTTCTCGAGCACCGGCTCGCGCACATCGACGACATAGAGCAGTACATCGCAGCCGAGGGTCAGCTCGAGGACCCGGGTTTCCTCGGGGAACTGACGTGCGATGTGGGGATCGTCGAGAAGCCGTTGAAGCGCGGCCAGACCGTCGTGGCGCTGCGTGCTCGTCTCCTCGAGATGGTCGAGCAGGGTCGGGGCATTCTCCAGTCCGGGAGAATCCCAGAGACGCAGCCGCGTTGCGTCGCCATCGGCGAGTGTTGCCGCTGACACGCGGCGGGTGGTCCCGCCGCGATCCTCGACCTCGCCGAAGCTGCGGTTGCGGGTGAGAGTTCGAACCAATGACGTCTTGCCGGCGTTGGTGTGTCCGACAATACCGACATCAAGGATGGGTGCGTCGGTCATGCTGTTTCCGCCTCGTCGGTCCATTGGCGAATCGATGCGATCGCCGCCGGATCCGGTTGTTGGTGATCGAAAACGACGTAATCGGCGCCGATTGAATCCGCAAGCCGATCCCAGTCGGCAATGCGTGCCTGCGGATCACCGCCCCTCGAGGCGAGCTCCGTTGCGTCGTGTAGTACCAGGATCAGCGGAGCATCCGCCG
The Spiribacter vilamensis DNA segment above includes these coding regions:
- the arsB gene encoding ACR3 family arsenite efflux transporter, which gives rise to MGLFERYLSVWVALAIVTGIAVGQFAPVVPELLSRFEYAQVSIPVAILIWAMIFPMMVQVDFDSIAGVRRQPKGLIITTTVNWLIKPFTMFAIAWFFLVVLFEPLIEAGLAREYLAGAILLGAAPCTAMVFVWSYLTRGDAAYTLVQVSLNDLIMLFAFAPIVMFLLGLSDMTVPWETIGLSVFLYIVIPLTAGYATRRYVIASKGIDYFDNVFMKRLGPVTPVGLILTLVLLFAFQGEVILQNPLHIVLIAVPLVVQTFLIFAIAYGWAKAWSVPHSVAAPGAMVGASNFFELAVAAAISLFGMQSGAALATVVGVLVEVPLMLGLVWIANQTRGYFPVAQASS
- a CDS encoding CC/Se motif family (seleno)protein, which produces MTGLDIEITPEARDWVTRLGGSMMIRGSTRHGCCGGSASVPVADPGEPGDPAGYVSEIKEGIRVYVADDLRIEQPLTVRLEGFLGFRRLFVDGLEMAAGKSGQGESDV
- a CDS encoding universal stress protein yields the protein MFKHALIGIDFSPAWPCVRRRVEALRDSGLERVTLVYVLSSRYPSVPEESHRAWYEQRLTEEAGQLASPGLDVDWQIRTGEPGAELVAAADDIGADLLLMGSRGQSRFHEFFLGSTALDTARLAGMPLWLEPVGEECLATDQTILLATDGSTAAKSAEAVFADLAGRAQRALAVTVLDDAGSESSAVAEAKSHLAELSEGIASLETRIAEGDPRRVLTEMADAEDVDLLVLGKRGRNPLQQLLLGSVAEAACRGLDVPVLLVPDQSM
- a CDS encoding GTPase/DUF3482 domain-containing protein gives rise to the protein MTDAPILDVGIVGHTNAGKTSLVRTLTRNRSFGEVEDRGGTTRRVSAATLADGDATRLRLWDSPGLENAPTLLDHLEETSTQRHDGLAALQRLLDDPHIARQFPEETRVLELTLGCDVLLYVVDVREPVLEKYKDELAVLASSARPIIAVLNFVAADDSRESEWRDALARVTLHTVVAFDARVRSLDTELQLYKKVASQLNDFEPAIEAWISHRQTEEHQCREAARSTIATLLVDAAAAQRSLKKTDRNGPDPSLEALREAIRAREQVCSETLLALYAFADEDYEDDDWPLASGYWPEDVFSVDALKRYGRQGAGYAGAGVGIGAAFDIGTGGLSLGTGTLLGLLVGSSTGAARALVPPLWKRSYGQPPVCVSDETLERLAARQLHLINALNRRGHATTETLEGEQAALFENTERVALLHKARQHPEWSSLNADFRDSAQRNEVIEKVAATLPDFYID